The DNA window TAAGCTCATTCGCAGCTCGGTAAGAGATTTCGTTAAAAAAGAAATTATGCCAATTATTGAGGATTGTGCCCAGAAGGCCATCTTCCCTCATGACATAGTTCCAAAGTTTGGCGATGTGGGTGCATTTGGTCCTACCATTCCAGAAGAATACGGCGGTGGCGGTCTCGACTATATTTCTTATGGTCTTATTATGCAGGAAATTGAAAGAGGCGATTCCGGTATGCGATCTACAGCTTCGGTTCAGGGATCATTGGTAATGTATCCGATATATGCATTTGGCTCCGAAGAGCAAAAGAAAAAATTTCTCCCCAAGCTCGCTTCAGGCGAATTTTTAGGTTGTTTTGGACTTACAGAACCGGATCATGGATCGAATCCAAGCGGAATGGTCACCAATTTTAAAGACATGGGCGATCACTATCTATTAAACGGTGCTAAAATGTGGATTTCAAATTCCCCTTATGCTGACATAGCAGTTGTTTGGGCTAAAAATGAAGAAGGCAGAATTCACGGTCTGATCGTTGAAAGAGGAATGGAAGGATTCTCTACACCTGAAACGCATGGCAAATGGTCACTTAGAGCTAGTACAACAGGTGAATTGGTCTTTGACAATGTAAAAGTACCAAAGGAAAATTTATTGCCCGGCGTTTCCGGATTGAAGGGGCCAATGCAATGTTTGGACAGCGCGCGATATGGAATTGCATGGGGAGCGATTGGTGCAGCCATGGATTGTTATGATACAGCCAAAAGATATGCCATAGAGAGAATTCAATTTGACAAACCCATTGCTTCGTTTCAATTGCAACAAAAGAAATTAGCTGAAATGCTCACAGAAATTACTAAAGCTCAATTGCTGAATTATCGGCTTGGCCAATTGAAAAATGAAGGAAAAGCAAGTACGGCTCAAATTTCCATGGCCAAAAGAAATTCCGTTGAAGTTGCATTGAATATTGGCAGAGAAGCAAGACAAATGCTAGGAGGAATGGGCATTACCGGTGAGTATTCAATTATGAGACACATGATGAACCTCGAATCGGTAGTAACCTATGAAGGCACTCATGATATCCATTTGCTTATTTTGGGCAAAGAAATAACAGGAATTCAGGCATTTAAATAATTATTCCCCTTCAGGTACATTTTTTTCTA is part of the Hyphobacterium sp. CCMP332 genome and encodes:
- a CDS encoding acyl-CoA dehydrogenase family protein, yielding MYIPSKNGVQIQAKENHQDPFESPDFYQLDDLLTEEHKLIRSSVRDFVKKEIMPIIEDCAQKAIFPHDIVPKFGDVGAFGPTIPEEYGGGGLDYISYGLIMQEIERGDSGMRSTASVQGSLVMYPIYAFGSEEQKKKFLPKLASGEFLGCFGLTEPDHGSNPSGMVTNFKDMGDHYLLNGAKMWISNSPYADIAVVWAKNEEGRIHGLIVERGMEGFSTPETHGKWSLRASTTGELVFDNVKVPKENLLPGVSGLKGPMQCLDSARYGIAWGAIGAAMDCYDTAKRYAIERIQFDKPIASFQLQQKKLAEMLTEITKAQLLNYRLGQLKNEGKASTAQISMAKRNSVEVALNIGREARQMLGGMGITGEYSIMRHMMNLESVVTYEGTHDIHLLILGKEITGIQAFK